DNA from Minwuia thermotolerans:
TCGCAGATCAGCAGTTCGGGCTGCAGCGCGAGCGCGCGGGCGATGCCGATGCGCTGGCGCTGGCCGCCGGAGAAGCTGTGCGGATAGCGGCGCAGGAAGCGCTCGTCCAGGCCGACAAGGTTCATCAGTTCGCGCACCCGCTCGACCCGCTCCTCCTTGGCGCAGACCTTGTGGATCACCAGGGGTTCGGAAATGATGTCCAGGACCGTCATGCGCGGATTGAGCGAGCTGAACGGGTCCTGGAACATGAACTGGACCTTCCGGCGGTAGTCGAAGAGCCCCTTCCCCTTCAGGCTCAGCACGTCGACCATGTTGCCGCGGTCGTTGAAGGTGACCTCGCCGCTGTCCGGGCTGAGCGCGCGCATCAGAACCTTCGAGGTCGTGGTCTTGCCGCAGCCCGACTCGCCGACCAGGCCCAGGCATTCGCCGCGTTTGATGTGAAAGCTGACATCCTCGACGGCCAGCACGCGGGCGGCCTCCTTGGAGGTCAGAACGCCGCTCTTCTTGATGGCGAAGCTCTTGGAAAGTCCCTTGACCTGCAGCATCGGCTTGTCGGAATCGGCCTGGTCCGTGGGCCAGTGCGCCTTCTTCTCCATAAGCTTGCTGCCGACCTTGGTCTTGATCTCCCGGATCGGGACGAGGCGCTCGCCAGGCTCCATGTCGAAGCGCGGCACGGCGCGGAGCAGCGCCTTCAGATAGGGGTGCTCGGGGGCGTCGAAGATATCGTGCAGCGTCCCCCGCTCCATCACCCGTCCGTGGTACATGACGACGATCTCGTCGGCCATGTTGGCGACCACCCCCAGATCGTGGGTGATCATCAGGATGGCCATCTTCAGTTCTGCCTGAAGATCGTTCATCAGCTTCAGGATCTGCGCCTGGATGGTCACGTCCAGCGCGGTCGTCGGCTCGTCGGCGATCAGCAGCGCCGGCCGGCAAACCAGCGCCATGGCGATCACCGCGCGCTGGCGCAGGCCGCCGGACAGCTCGAACGGATAGGTCCGCATCGCCTTGGCCGGATCGGGAAAGCCGACCAGGCCCAGCATTTCCTCGGACACCTCGCGGGCGTACTTTTCGCCCTTCTCATTGTGCAGGCGCAGCGCCTCCGACACCTGGTCGCCGACGGTGTGCAGCGGCGACAGGCTGGTCATCGGCTCCTGGAACACGATCGAGACCTTGGAGCCGCGCAGCCGCCGCATCTGGGCGCCGTCGCGTTTCAGCTTGGTGATGTCGACGAAGCTGCCCGGCTTCTCGGGATCGAACAGCAGGATCTCGCCCTGATCGATGCGCGCGGCCTTGGGCAGGATGCCCATGATCGCCTGGGAAATGACCGTCTTGCCCGAGCCCGATTCGCCGACCAGCGCGACCGTCTTGCCCTGGGGCACCCGGAAGGAGACGCCGTCGACCGCCCTGATCACGCCTTCGGATACATGGAACTCGACCTTCAGGTCGCGCACGCGCAGCACGTTCGTGCTCATTCAGAACGGTCCCCCAACCTGTTCGGGAAGGTCCAAGCCCATGGCGCCCGCATTCTGCCGTGTCATGGCGTCAAAACCGATTCCGCGCTCCGCGGCGGCGGAAAAGGCCGCTTCGGCCAACCGGTCGAAGTCCTGCATCGCCGAATCCACGCGTATCGCTGCGCCGCCCCCCTTGATGTTCAATTGCATCCACCCCGACGTTCTATCGCGCCAGGTTGAATAAAATCTCAACGTCACCTCGTCCAACTCGTCCCATCGCACCGACCTCGCCAGCGGACCGCGCTGACGGACCGCCTCCGCATCGACGATCGTGACGCTCAACTGCCGCGCCACCGTCCTGACCGCAAACCCAGCAAAAAGAAGGCCAAGTGCACCGAGCAGCCAGACCATGACAGAAGAAAGTGGGACAAACAATGCCGGACCGGCAAAGACTGTGAGGCCGATCACCGCCCTGAGATAGTCTCCGCGAAGCGCCCGCGGCGGATAGCGGTATTCCCCTGCCCCTTGGGTCATTGGCGCGCCAGAAGGGTCTCGGCGGCGCACGTCAGCCCGTCCAGATCGACGGCGCCCGCGAAGACCGGCGCCGGAGCCGACAGCGCTGTCCGGACGGCGGCGGCGAGCGCCGGCGCAGCCAGGCCGGATTCATGCACCACGCGCAGCCCGAAGGGCGCCAGCGCCGCCGCCCGGCGCAGCTGTTCGGTCTCGCTCTCGCCTTCGAACGGTACGACCACAGCCCGGGTTCCGCACTGCATAAGATCTACGGCCGTGTTGTAACCCAGTTGGGACACCGAAAGCACCGCCCCGCGCAGACGGGCTCGGAAATCCGGCGCCACTGATTCGAAGACCGAACCCGATGCGGCCGCCGCCCGCCATTCCTTCAACCGCGCGGACGGCGTTCCCGCGCCATGCCGGAACCGCCAGCGGTACGGAACCTTGCCGCGCAGCAACGCCGAGGCCCCGACCGCAGCCTCGAACAGCCGCTCCCCTGATGCCCCGCCACCGGCCGAGACCAGAATTTCGCCCTCGCCGGCCGGCCCCGGCATGGGCTCCGCAAGATATCCGGTGTGCACGATTCGTCCCCGGAAAGCGCCGATCCCCGGTACGCTGTCGACGATCGGCGTCAATCGGGCATCGCCATGGACCAGCAGCAGGTTGAAATACTGCTGCAGCCAGGCCAGCGCTTCGGACTCCCGAGCGGGGCGGCGGTTGACGATGTCCCGGACCGAGCAGGCGATGGTCCGGCAGCGCCCTTGCGCCTGGTCGAGCAGCGCCAGCAGTTCGAAGCGAAGCTGGCGGCGGCCGAGCGGAAAAAGTTCGATCACCAGAATGTCGGGCCGGCGTTCTTCGAAGATCGCCAGCAGTTTGTCGCGGCGGCGGCCGAGAAACTCGTCGTCGACGTCCCGCCCCTCCCCATCGATCAGGCCGGAGAACCGCAGGTCCTTCGCCCGAACCGGCGGCAACTGGCGGAACTCGACGTCGGACGGCAGCGCGATCTGGGGCGCGGGCGGCCCGCCGGAAACCAGGGTGACCGCCGCGCCGTGCTCGGCCAGGGCGCCGGCCAGCATGGCCATGCGCTTCAGATGGCCGACGCCCAGCAGGTGCTGGACATGGATCATGACCCGATCCGTCATCGCCGGAGCGGCAGGTTGATGGTGACGGGCCGCAACGCGCCGGCCGCGAAATCGAGGACCTGTCCCGCCGACCAGTCGATCTTCTCCGGCGGATCGGCGGTCATGTCCCAGCCCCAGGCGCGGGCCAGCGCCGCCCGCATGACACCCTTGTGGGTGACGAGAATGGCCCGGTCCGTGTCCAGTTCCGCCAGAAAGCCGAGCAGCCGCTCGCCCACTTCGCGCGGGGTTTCGCCGCCGGGCGGCCGCATGTCCAGCCCCCTCGCCTCCAGCGCCGCCAGACCCGCAGGGTCGTCCGCACGAAGTTCGGCGTGGGTACGGCCTTCCCATTCGCCGAAATCCATCTCCGTCAGCCGCGGTTCGATCCGCGCCCTGTCGAGTCCGAGAAGTTCGGCGGTCCGACGCGCCCGGCCGAGCGGGCTGACAAAGGCCGGGGCGCCGGCGAAGTCGGCCGGCAGGGTGTGGCCGCGTTGCTCCAGGCGGCCCTCTGCGGACAGCGGCACGTCCGTCCGGCCCTGGATGCGGCGCCCGGCGTTCCAGTCCGTGCGCCCGTGGCGGATCATCAGGATGCGCATATCCGCCCCAGGATGCTGTTGAGCCGCGCCGCGGCGGCGGCGAAGCCGTGGCGTGCGCCGGCATGTCCCCAGCCACGCTGACGCAGACGGCTGTATAACGCGCGCTGGGTCATCACCCGCGCCAGGACACGGCCGAAGGCGACCGGGTCGCGGGGCGGAACCAGCAGCCCGTTGACGCCGTGGCGGACGACCTCGGATACCCCGCCTTCATTGCCCGCCACCACAGGCAGACCCCGCGCCGAAGCCTCGATCAGGGCCATGCCATAGGCCTCGTTGACCGCCGGCCAGACCAGCAGATCGTGTTGACGATAGACCCGCGCCAGGCGTCCGGCCGGCAGCGCGCCCACGAAATCCACCCGGCCGCGGTACGGTGCGAAGGCCTGGCGAACATGCCGGGCGGCGACGCCATCGCCCACCACGGTCAGCCGCCAGGGAAGGTGGCGTACGCCGGCGAGGGAACGGGCCAGCAGACGATAGGAATGCAGCTTGTCGCCCGGGCGCATCATGCCGACGGCCAGCAGCCGCCGCGGCAGCCGGCCCGCCTCCCGCCTCGGCCCGGCGCGCAGGGGGGCGAACGGGGTCAGGTCGAACAGCTTCTCCGGCGCGACGATGCGAGCCAGTCCGGCCCGGTCCCGCGCGGTCAGGCAGAGCACGCCGTCGGCGCGCGCGATGGCGTCCAGCGCGGCCCGCGCGAAATGCGCGTGCGGCCCGATCAGACGCCGTGCCGAATGGCTCGCCTCGGCCACGACATAGGGGATAGACAACCGTTCGCAGATCATCGGCCCGATCAGATCCGGCGCCTTGTAGTAGACGTGATAGGTGAACCAGAGGTCCGGTGGATCCTCAAGCAGGCGCGCAGCCAGCATCGCCGCCTCCTGCCGGGCCTGGGAGACGATGCGGCCCTGCGCCGCCGCGTCGCCCGCCGCCTCCCGGGAACGCAGCCGGCTGGCCAGGAAGACCTCGTGGCCGGCGGCGCGCAGCGCGGCGATCATCTGCCGCGCCATCGCCCGGTCCCCCGAAGGACGCGGATGGTCGGGTGGCTTCAGCGGCGCGTAGAAGGCGATACGCATCACGCCGCCGCCAGCCCGAAACGCTGCGCCAGCCGGCCGATGCAGCGGTCGAGGTCGAAATCGCGTCGCACGATCTCCTCGCCCCGGCGGCCCATGCGCTCCGCCTGTCCCGGGTCGGCCAGCAATTCCTCGATTGCGGCGGCGAGTCCGGCAACGTCTCCTTCTGCGGCGAGACGACCGTTCTCCCCGTCGAGGATCAGTTCCGGAATGGCCGAGACGGCGGTCGCGACCACCGGCAGCCGCTGGCTCTGCGCTTCCACGATCACGTTGGGCAGTCCATCGCGGTCGCCGTCGCCGGTGACGCGGCTGGCGAGCGCGAACAGGCTCGCTTCCCGGCAGGCGGCCAGCACGGCCGACTGCGGCTGCGGGCCGCGCCATTCGACGCGGTCGGCGAGGCCGAGTTCGGCGGCCCTGGCCTGCAGCTTTCCGATCTCGCCGCCGCCGCCGATATGGACGAAGCGGAAGGGCGCCCGGACCCGCGCCAGGGCTTCGAGCAGATCGCCATAGCCCTTCTTCGGCACCGCCCGGCCGACCGAGAGGATCACCGGGGGCGCGGCCTTCGCCGGGGCGGACGGCGGCGGAAAGCGATTCAGGTCGAGGCCGTGATAGACCAGTTCCACCCGGCCCTCGGGCGCCAGCGCGGCGAGGTGGTCCGCGTTCACGCCTGTGCAGGTCACGGCCCAGGCGCAGGCCGCCAGCTTCTCGCGCTTCTCCCATTCGGGGCTGGTCCAGATATCCTTGGCGTGGGCGGAGACCGACCAGGGCAGACCCCGCAGCAGTGCGGCGTATCTCGCGACCGACGCCGGCGTGTGCAGGAAATGCGCGTGCAGCCAGGCGACGTCCGGCGGAAGTTCGGCTGCCATGACGAAGGCCTGGCCCAGCCGGCGCACCCGGTTGGCGGTCGGGTCGCGGGCGAAATCGCGCTCCCACAGCTTCAGCACCTGGCCGTAGGCCGGCAGCTCGCGGCAGGCAGCGATGGCACGCCGAACCCTTTCCGGCTCCTCCCTGAGATACTCGGGCAGATAGGCGACCGGCGCCTCGATCTCATCGTGGACCGGATGGACCGCCTGGTCGGTCGGATGGCGCAGCGACCAGATATCGATGGCGAGGCCGCGCCGCTCCAGCGCCCGGATCTCCTGTGCGATGAAGGTTTCCGACAGTCGCGGATAGCCTTTCAGGATGAACGCCGTGCGCCCCGCCATCGCGCGCCGGCTCAGCCGGCCTTGACGGCGATCCGCGCCGCCGTGTCGATGCGGTGC
Protein-coding regions in this window:
- a CDS encoding ABC transporter ATP-binding protein, producing MSTNVLRVRDLKVEFHVSEGVIRAVDGVSFRVPQGKTVALVGESGSGKTVISQAIMGILPKAARIDQGEILLFDPEKPGSFVDITKLKRDGAQMRRLRGSKVSIVFQEPMTSLSPLHTVGDQVSEALRLHNEKGEKYAREVSEEMLGLVGFPDPAKAMRTYPFELSGGLRQRAVIAMALVCRPALLIADEPTTALDVTIQAQILKLMNDLQAELKMAILMITHDLGVVANMADEIVVMYHGRVMERGTLHDIFDAPEHPYLKALLRAVPRFDMEPGERLVPIREIKTKVGSKLMEKKAHWPTDQADSDKPMLQVKGLSKSFAIKKSGVLTSKEAARVLAVEDVSFHIKRGECLGLVGESGCGKTTTSKVLMRALSPDSGEVTFNDRGNMVDVLSLKGKGLFDYRRKVQFMFQDPFSSLNPRMTVLDIISEPLVIHKVCAKEERVERVRELMNLVGLDERFLRRYPHSFSGGQRQRIGIARALALQPELLICDEPVSALDVSIQAQVLNLLKDLKEELGLTYLFISHNLAVIDYMADRIAVMCQGRLVETAERQTLFNNPIHPYTRALLNAVPKPDPDERLDLTALMEGKASIPSEWPRPFTVDGSTELELIDIGGGHWVRAARTADIREIAA
- a CDS encoding glycosyltransferase family protein, which translates into the protein MIHVQHLLGVGHLKRMAMLAGALAEHGAAVTLVSGGPPAPQIALPSDVEFRQLPPVRAKDLRFSGLIDGEGRDVDDEFLGRRRDKLLAIFEERRPDILVIELFPLGRRQLRFELLALLDQAQGRCRTIACSVRDIVNRRPARESEALAWLQQYFNLLLVHGDARLTPIVDSVPGIGAFRGRIVHTGYLAEPMPGPAGEGEILVSAGGGASGERLFEAAVGASALLRGKVPYRWRFRHGAGTPSARLKEWRAAAASGSVFESVAPDFRARLRGAVLSVSQLGYNTAVDLMQCGTRAVVVPFEGESETEQLRRAAALAPFGLRVVHESGLAAPALAAAVRTALSAPAPVFAGAVDLDGLTCAAETLLARQ
- a CDS encoding histidine phosphatase family protein — translated: MRILMIRHGRTDWNAGRRIQGRTDVPLSAEGRLEQRGHTLPADFAGAPAFVSPLGRARRTAELLGLDRARIEPRLTEMDFGEWEGRTHAELRADDPAGLAALEARGLDMRPPGGETPREVGERLLGFLAELDTDRAILVTHKGVMRAALARAWGWDMTADPPEKIDWSAGQVLDFAAGALRPVTINLPLRR
- a CDS encoding glycosyltransferase family 4 protein, giving the protein MRIAFYAPLKPPDHPRPSGDRAMARQMIAALRAAGHEVFLASRLRSREAAGDAAAQGRIVSQARQEAAMLAARLLEDPPDLWFTYHVYYKAPDLIGPMICERLSIPYVVAEASHSARRLIGPHAHFARAALDAIARADGVLCLTARDRAGLARIVAPEKLFDLTPFAPLRAGPRREAGRLPRRLLAVGMMRPGDKLHSYRLLARSLAGVRHLPWRLTVVGDGVAARHVRQAFAPYRGRVDFVGALPAGRLARVYRQHDLLVWPAVNEAYGMALIEASARGLPVVAGNEGGVSEVVRHGVNGLLVPPRDPVAFGRVLARVMTQRALYSRLRQRGWGHAGARHGFAAAAARLNSILGRICAS
- a CDS encoding glycosyltransferase yields the protein MAGRTAFILKGYPRLSETFIAQEIRALERRGLAIDIWSLRHPTDQAVHPVHDEIEAPVAYLPEYLREEPERVRRAIAACRELPAYGQVLKLWERDFARDPTANRVRRLGQAFVMAAELPPDVAWLHAHFLHTPASVARYAALLRGLPWSVSAHAKDIWTSPEWEKREKLAACAWAVTCTGVNADHLAALAPEGRVELVYHGLDLNRFPPPSAPAKAAPPVILSVGRAVPKKGYGDLLEALARVRAPFRFVHIGGGGEIGKLQARAAELGLADRVEWRGPQPQSAVLAACREASLFALASRVTGDGDRDGLPNVIVEAQSQRLPVVATAVSAIPELILDGENGRLAAEGDVAGLAAAIEELLADPGQAERMGRRGEEIVRRDFDLDRCIGRLAQRFGLAAA